The proteins below are encoded in one region of Leptotrichia sp. oral taxon 218:
- a CDS encoding SAP domain-containing protein, with protein sequence MIESRPEFDKITSFDEFSKYYWYREELSQICKSLGLEYRGIKQELNYIIEQYFKGNLIKKSSIKNEKKKVETITLDMPLLECGFSFNTQFREYFSILTDVSPFKFTADMATAWRKVKSENDLSFTIQDMLKVYYGESDYAKYDNSVCQWNQFLKDFCADENSCNYSNKLKVASILWKEVRNSRNEKIYSKNLLTEYAYKIKEYCK encoded by the coding sequence TGATGAATTTAGTAAATACTATTGGTATCGTGAAGAACTTTCACAGATATGCAAGTCATTAGGATTAGAATATAGAGGTATAAAACAAGAACTCAATTATATTATTGAGCAGTATTTTAAGGGTAATTTGATTAAAAAGTCATCAATAAAAAACGAAAAGAAAAAAGTGGAAACTATTACCTTAGATATGCCATTACTTGAATGTGGGTTCTCCTTTAACACACAATTTAGAGAATATTTCTCAATTTTAACAGATGTTTCACCATTTAAATTTACTGCTGATATGGCTACTGCTTGGAGAAAAGTAAAAAGCGAAAATGATTTGAGTTTTACAATTCAAGATATGCTGAAAGTTTATTATGGAGAATCAGATTATGCCAAGTATGATAATTCGGTTTGTCAATGGAATCAATTTTTAAAGGATTTCTGTGCAGATGAAAATAGTTGCAACTATTCAAATAAATTAAAAGTAGCTTCCATTCTTTGGAAAGAAGTTAGAAATTCAAGAAATGAAAAAATTTATTCAAAGAATCTTTTGACTGAATATGCTTATAAAATAAAAGAGTATTGCAAGTAG
- a CDS encoding integrase core domain-containing protein — MDEYTRKRVLRIVDEKSTYQTTKFLETLEAELGFKIEKIQSDNGREFTNAENGKKTLFELKLEKLVIEYMRTRQYSPWQNGKVERSHRLDSNYYLGKRFRSLEELRRSVKRYCSRYNNISRKVLNFKSPNEMLKEYRTNN; from the coding sequence ATAGATGAGTATACAAGAAAGAGGGTATTAAGAATAGTGGATGAAAAAAGTACATACCAGACGACAAAATTTCTAGAAACGCTTGAAGCGGAGCTGGGCTTTAAAATAGAAAAAATACAAAGTGATAACGGCAGGGAGTTTACGAATGCGGAAAATGGCAAAAAGACACTATTTGAGTTAAAGCTGGAAAAACTAGTGATAGAATACATGAGAACAAGACAGTATTCGCCGTGGCAGAACGGAAAAGTGGAAAGGAGCCACAGGCTAGATAGCAATTATTATTTAGGAAAAAGATTTAGAAGTCTGGAAGAATTAAGAAGGTCAGTAAAAAGATATTGCAGCAGATACAATAATATATCAAGAAAAGTATTAAATTTTAAAAGTCCAAATGAAATGCTGAAAGAATACAGGACAAACAATTAG
- a CDS encoding MliC family protein, which produces MKSTKKMILATLIGVMAIASIGYSATSRSLRKTTSKTAVTSKNLVRKFSCSSKSVTVENLSTNKVRLTDDSGKVYNLKLTRSASGELYSGNGVSIQIKGNEAVFTAKGSDESCNMTSDTNSNKDQTSSKNLLRKFSCDGYQDVTVENVSTDKVKLANGYGNIYNLSSSVAASGEKYSDGNVSIHMKGNEAVYTENGKDKSCTLKSTDHGSIEE; this is translated from the coding sequence ATGAAATCAACAAAAAAAATGATTTTGGCAACTTTAATTGGAGTAATGGCTATTGCTTCTATCGGGTATTCAGCTACATCAAGATCTTTAAGAAAAACAACAAGCAAAACTGCAGTAACTTCTAAAAATTTGGTAAGAAAATTTAGCTGCAGCAGCAAAAGTGTGACAGTTGAAAATCTTTCTACAAATAAAGTTAGATTGACAGATGACAGCGGAAAAGTTTACAATTTGAAATTGACAAGATCTGCTAGTGGAGAATTGTATTCAGGAAATGGAGTTTCTATTCAAATAAAAGGAAATGAAGCTGTATTTACAGCAAAAGGAAGCGATGAAAGCTGTAATATGACAAGCGACACAAATTCAAATAAAGACCAAACTTCAAGTAAAAATTTATTAAGAAAATTTAGCTGTGATGGTTATCAAGATGTAACAGTTGAAAATGTTTCAACAGACAAAGTAAAATTAGCTAATGGTTATGGAAATATTTATAACTTAAGTTCATCAGTAGCTGCCAGTGGAGAAAAATATTCTGACGGAAATGTTTCAATTCATATGAAAGGAAATGAAGCTGTTTATACAGAAAATGGAAAAGATAAAAGTTGTACATTAAAAAGTACTGATCATGGTTCAATTGAAGAATAA
- a CDS encoding DUF333 domain-containing protein, producing the protein MKKIFGILLIGLLSMSLEAHSKDMSRKVKKPVRAEQNISIKNRNDKNNNKNLDEDFPEQKMIGMPNPASVYCIKQGGESVIVKDKDGNEYGICKFKDGKEVEEWDFYRKNHDLTEKGVPENNKK; encoded by the coding sequence ATGAAAAAAATATTTGGAATTTTATTGATTGGTTTGTTATCAATGTCGTTGGAAGCGCATAGTAAAGATATGAGCAGGAAAGTGAAAAAGCCAGTGAGAGCAGAGCAAAATATTTCAATTAAAAATAGAAATGATAAAAATAATAATAAAAATTTAGATGAAGATTTTCCAGAGCAAAAAATGATTGGAATGCCTAATCCTGCTTCGGTGTATTGCATAAAACAAGGTGGGGAGTCAGTCATAGTGAAAGATAAAGATGGAAATGAATATGGAATCTGTAAATTTAAAGATGGAAAAGAAGTGGAAGAATGGGATTTTTACAGAAAAAATCATGATTTGACAGAAAAAGGTGTTCCTGAAAATAACAAAAAATAA
- a CDS encoding MarR family transcriptional regulator, with amino-acid sequence MYENFSKHIGKLVCRHGVKPCNKETELLGTLKASITTT; translated from the coding sequence TTGTACGAAAATTTTAGTAAGCATATAGGGAAACTTGTATGTAGACACGGAGTAAAACCGTGCAATAAAGAAACTGAATTGCTGGGAACTCTTAAAGCTAGTATAACCACAACATAA
- a CDS encoding RNA-guided endonuclease TnpB family protein — translation MYLTLKQQVKHLSKKEFRNLKYLSHVAKNLTNEAIYNIRQYYFNKKKYLSYNENYKILKNSENYKKLNSNMAQQILKEVDGSFKSFFGLLKLAKNSQYDNKKIKLPKYLAKDGFTTLVIGFVRLKDDILIVPYSNLFKKTHQEVKIKLPPVLKDKKIKEIRIIPKQHSRYFEIQYTYEVKEVQRELNENNALGIDLGIDNLCTCVTNAGVSFIIDGRKLKSINQYYNKINAKLQSIKDKQKIKRTTLRQKRIARRRNNRINDYLSKSARIIVNYCLNNDIGRIVLGYNENFQRKSNIGSINNQNFVNIPYGKLRDKLIYLCKLYGIEFKLQEESYTSKASFFDGDEIPIYDKENQKKYIFSGKRIKRGLYQTGAGKLINADCNGALNILRKSKVVDLSILYNRGELDTPKRIRIA, via the coding sequence ATGTATTTAACTTTAAAACAACAGGTAAAACATCTTAGCAAAAAGGAGTTTAGAAATTTAAAATATTTATCTCATGTAGCCAAGAACTTAACTAATGAAGCTATATATAATATTAGACAGTATTATTTTAATAAGAAAAAGTATTTAAGTTATAATGAAAACTATAAAATACTTAAAAACAGTGAGAACTATAAGAAGTTAAATTCTAATATGGCTCAACAAATTCTAAAAGAAGTAGACGGAAGTTTCAAATCATTTTTTGGACTTTTAAAACTTGCTAAAAATAGTCAATATGATAATAAGAAAATAAAATTACCTAAATATCTTGCTAAAGATGGATTTACAACTCTTGTTATAGGTTTTGTTAGATTAAAAGATGATATTCTGATAGTTCCTTATTCAAATTTGTTTAAGAAAACTCATCAGGAAGTTAAAATTAAGTTGCCACCTGTATTAAAAGACAAGAAGATAAAAGAGATTAGAATAATACCAAAACAACATTCTAGGTACTTTGAAATTCAATATACTTATGAAGTAAAAGAAGTTCAAAGGGAATTAAATGAAAACAATGCACTAGGAATTGATTTAGGTATAGATAATCTTTGTACTTGTGTTACAAATGCTGGAGTTTCATTCATAATAGATGGTAGAAAATTAAAATCAATAAATCAATACTATAATAAGATAAATGCAAAATTGCAAAGCATTAAAGATAAGCAAAAGATTAAGCGGACAACATTAAGGCAAAAGAGAATAGCTAGAAGGAGAAATAATCGTATAAATGATTATCTTTCAAAATCAGCAAGGATAATTGTAAATTATTGTCTTAATAATGATATAGGAAGAATAGTTCTAGGATATAACGAGAATTTTCAAAGAAAATCAAATATAGGGAGTATAAATAATCAAAACTTTGTGAATATACCATATGGAAAATTAAGAGATAAATTAATATATCTATGTAAACTATATGGAATAGAATTTAAGCTACAAGAAGAAAGTTATACATCAAAAGCAAGTTTCTTTGATGGAGATGAAATTCCAATATATGATAAAGAAAATCAAAAAAAATATATATTCAGTGGAAAAAGAATAAAAAGAGGACTATATCAAACAGGTGCAGGTAAACTCATAAATGCAGACTGTAATGGAGCATTAAATATTTTAAGAAAAAGTAAAGTTGTGGATTTAAGTATCCTATACAATAGAGGTGAACTGGACACGCCTAAAAGAATAAGGATAGCATAG
- a CDS encoding chorismate mutase, giving the protein MGINKRLDLGEIRDRIDEIDSKLVELLEERLTIVQEVAQFKKQTGKKIFDEVREKEVVVKNLKKVKNAELSHYIKIIFKDIMNSSKEYQKFKIGISTKYINDLDFFDKKIGYTGVPGSYAYEVLINLLKNNKKFDEKDLENNKNIFNFKSHKDLVEAVNSKKIDIAILPIENSIVGEVRDSIDLINKKSIHIIGEVQHKISHNLLGIKGSKIEDIKNIYSHEQAFMQCSEFLAKHDWKLNKMSNTAIGAKFVSECKNIENACIANKKTKEMYDLEILCENINNEKENYTRFFVISNEDIVLDKSNKISIVTSVNDKSGALVELLQIFYEYHLNMVNLKSRPRESKPWEYYFYIDFEGNIKNENVKMALEKIREKSNYLQILGNYKVYNLQLNQ; this is encoded by the coding sequence ATGGGAATAAATAAAAGGCTTGATTTGGGTGAAATTAGAGACAGAATTGATGAAATTGATAGCAAATTAGTGGAACTTCTGGAGGAAAGACTTACGATTGTTCAAGAAGTTGCACAGTTTAAAAAGCAGACTGGGAAAAAAATTTTTGATGAAGTTAGGGAAAAGGAAGTTGTTGTAAAAAATTTGAAGAAAGTAAAAAATGCGGAACTTTCTCACTATATAAAAATAATTTTTAAAGATATAATGAATTCCAGTAAAGAATATCAAAAATTTAAAATTGGAATTAGTACAAAATATATAAATGATTTGGATTTTTTTGACAAAAAGATAGGATATACTGGAGTTCCAGGGTCTTATGCGTATGAAGTTTTAATTAATTTACTGAAAAATAATAAAAAATTTGATGAAAAAGATTTGGAAAATAATAAAAATATTTTTAATTTTAAAAGTCATAAAGATTTGGTGGAAGCGGTAAATAGTAAAAAAATTGATATTGCAATTTTACCGATTGAAAATTCGATTGTGGGAGAAGTGCGGGATAGTATTGATTTGATTAATAAAAAAAGTATTCATATAATTGGAGAAGTTCAGCATAAAATTTCGCATAATTTGCTTGGAATAAAAGGTAGTAAAATTGAGGATATAAAAAATATTTATTCACATGAACAGGCATTTATGCAATGCTCGGAGTTTTTGGCTAAACATGACTGGAAACTTAATAAAATGTCGAATACGGCGATTGGAGCGAAATTTGTTTCAGAATGCAAAAATATTGAAAATGCTTGTATTGCGAATAAAAAAACTAAAGAAATGTATGATTTAGAAATTTTATGTGAAAATATTAATAATGAAAAAGAAAATTATACGAGATTTTTTGTCATTTCAAATGAGGACATTGTGCTTGACAAAAGTAATAAAATTAGTATTGTAACAAGTGTAAATGATAAGTCTGGAGCACTTGTGGAACTGCTTCAAATTTTTTATGAATATCATTTAAATATGGTAAATTTAAAATCTCGACCTCGTGAAAGTAAGCCATGGGAATATTATTTTTACATTGACTTTGAAGGGAACATTAAAAATGAAAATGTAAAAATGGCACTTGAAAAGATTAGGGAAAAATCAAATTATTTGCAAATATTGGGAAATTACAAAGTTTATAATTTACAATTAAATCAGTAA
- a CDS encoding pseudouridine synthase, translating to MRLDKFLANSGIGTRKEVKIILKKGKITVNEKIVKDAKIQIDEIKDNVKIEGEKITYKPFVYIMMNKPSGVISATEDGKHKTVIDLLCEKYKNYKVFPVGRLDIDTEGLLLLTNDGVLAHNLLSPKKHVDKKYYVELKEPLTIEKKEILENGIKLEENFVTKKAKIEIIDKDKVKDKNKNIDININTNEVNSVFITISEGKFHQVKRMFKFVENEVLYLKRVKMGKLLLPEDLKLGEYRELSEEEMNLILN from the coding sequence ATGAGATTAGATAAATTTTTGGCAAATTCTGGAATAGGGACAAGAAAAGAAGTCAAAATTATTTTGAAAAAAGGGAAAATAACAGTCAATGAAAAAATCGTAAAAGATGCAAAAATTCAAATTGACGAGATTAAAGATAATGTGAAAATTGAAGGTGAAAAAATTACTTATAAACCTTTTGTTTATATAATGATGAATAAACCAAGTGGAGTTATTAGCGCAACAGAAGATGGTAAACATAAAACTGTGATTGATTTACTTTGTGAAAAATATAAAAATTATAAAGTTTTTCCAGTTGGAAGACTGGACATTGACACGGAAGGTTTGCTTTTGCTCACAAATGACGGAGTTTTGGCACATAACTTACTCTCGCCGAAAAAGCATGTTGACAAAAAATATTATGTGGAGTTAAAAGAACCTTTGACAATTGAAAAAAAGGAAATTTTGGAAAATGGAATAAAATTGGAAGAAAATTTTGTGACAAAAAAGGCAAAAATCGAAATTATTGATAAAGATAAAGTTAAAGATAAAAATAAAAATATAGATATAAATATAAATACAAATGAAGTAAATTCGGTATTTATAACGATTTCGGAAGGGAAGTTTCATCAAGTTAAGAGGATGTTTAAGTTTGTTGAAAACGAAGTTTTATATTTGAAAAGGGTTAAAATGGGAAAACTTTTACTTCCTGAAGACTTGAAATTGGGAGAATATAGAGAACTGAGCGAAGAAGAAATGAATTTGATTTTAAATTAA
- the aroE gene encoding shikimate dehydrogenase, which translates to MEKYGLLGEKLGHSYSKEIHEIFFELTGKSASYKMIERQIDEIAQLMEEIKSGKFNGINVTIPYKVEVIKYLDEVSKIAKQIGAVNTITCKDGKLIGDNSDYFGFLKTLKINNIDVEGKKVLVLGTGGASKAIYNVLIDSGAESIYLATIEENDSFKVRTKDRLIHYSAVSGLKNIELIVNCTPVGMYPNINDCPLNDTNLIDTNAVVDIVYNPEETVLMKKYRQKGVKVISNGLMMLISQAIKSEEIWNEEEYSVEILEKIHARLSEKLYK; encoded by the coding sequence ATGGAAAAATATGGACTTTTGGGAGAAAAATTAGGTCACAGTTATTCTAAAGAAATTCATGAGATTTTTTTTGAATTAACTGGGAAAAGTGCAAGTTATAAAATGATTGAAAGACAAATTGACGAGATTGCTCAATTGATGGAAGAGATAAAAAGTGGAAAATTTAATGGGATAAATGTCACAATTCCATATAAAGTGGAAGTGATTAAATATTTGGACGAAGTTTCTAAAATTGCAAAACAAATTGGAGCTGTGAATACAATCACTTGTAAAGATGGGAAATTAATTGGAGATAATTCTGATTATTTTGGATTTTTAAAAACTTTGAAAATTAATAATATTGATGTAGAAGGGAAAAAAGTTTTGGTACTTGGAACTGGTGGTGCTTCTAAGGCAATTTACAATGTTTTGATTGACAGTGGTGCTGAAAGTATCTATCTTGCTACAATTGAAGAAAATGATTCGTTTAAAGTGAGAACTAAAGATAGATTGATTCACTATTCAGCAGTTTCAGGACTTAAAAATATTGAGTTAATCGTAAATTGTACACCTGTGGGAATGTATCCGAATATAAATGACTGTCCATTAAATGACACAAATTTAATTGATACAAATGCCGTAGTTGACATTGTCTATAATCCTGAAGAAACTGTGCTTATGAAAAAGTATAGGCAAAAAGGTGTAAAAGTTATTTCAAATGGACTTATGATGCTTATTTCACAGGCGATAAAATCAGAAGAAATTTGGAACGAAGAAGAATATAGTGTGGAAATTTTAGAAAAAATTCACGCTAGATTGTCTGAAAAATTATATAAATAA